The Agromyces sp. 3263 DNA segment CTCGGCTGAAGCGGGGAGGCACCGCGGGGCTCAGACCGCGATCACGACCTTGCCCCGCACCTCCCCCGACTCCAGCCGGGCGACGGCCTCGGCGGCGCGGTCGAGCGGGAACACCGCATCGACGACCGCTCGCACCTCGCCCGCGTCGACCCGGCGGGCGAGCTCGGCGAGGTCGTCGCCGCTGCGGCGTGCGGCGAGCGTGCGCAGCCGCTGGGGCACGAACGGCGAGGCGACGGATGCCGCGGCGATGCGCCCGATCGGACCGAGTACCCGCCCGCCGCGCCCCGACGAGAGCACGAGCGTGCCGCCGCGTCGCAGCGCGCGTCGCGTGCGTCCGAGCGGGTGATCGGCGACGAGGTCGAGGATCACGTCGTAGCGGCCCGCGCTCGCCGTGAAGTCGTCGGACTCGTAGTCGACGACGTGGTCGGCGCCGAGGGCGAGCACATGCTGGGCCTTCGACCCCCGGCAGACCCCGGTGACCTCCGCGCCCATGGCCTTCGCGAGCTGCACCGCGAAGCCGCCGACGCCGCCGGACGCGCCGTTCACGAGCACGTGCTGTCGCGGCCCGACGCCCGCGAGTCGCATCGCCTGCAGCGCGGTCGTCCCGGACACCACCATGGCGGCGGCGTGCACGGCGTCGACCGAGGTCGGGCGCCGCGCCACGAACCGCTCGGGAACCGCCACGAGCTCGGCGAAGCCGCCCTGGTCGGCCTCGGCGATCACCGCGTCCCCGACCCGGAACCGGGTGGCGCCCGGGCCGACGGCCTCGACGATACCCGCGACATCCCGCCCGATCACCGGATGCTTCGGGAGCCCGAGCCCGAACGCGAGGCGGCCCACCCGCGGCTCGCCGTGCAGCACGAGCACGTCGCCCATGCTCACGGCGACCGCTTCGACGCGGATGAGCACCTCGTCCGCTTCCGGGCTTGGGGCGTCGACCTCGGCGAACGCGAGCACCTCGGGCCCGCCGTAGCGGGAGCGCACGACGGCTCTCATGCGCGCGCCTCGGCGCCGGCCGGCACGAGCCGGAGCACCACACTGCCGCCCTTGTGGCCGGAGTCCACGAGTCGGTACCCCTCGGCGACCTGCTCGAGCGCCACCTCGCGCTCGATCGGCGGGCGGAGCACTCCGGCCGCCAGCAGGGCCGCGAGCTGCTCGAGGTCGGGCGCCTTGTCGGCGTCCTTCCGGAGGCCGGTGAAGAGGATGACGGCACGCCGCCGGCCGAGCCGGGAGGTGAGCTGCTGGAGCAGGATCGCGAAGGAGGGCACCGTGGTGAGGTAGGTTCCTCCGGGCCGCAGCGCGCGTCGTGCGCGTCGGAACGTCGAGGCGGCCACCGCATCGAACACGACGTCGTACGTCGCCGGCCCGCCGAGGGCGTCCTCCGTGCTGCGATCGACGACGCGATCCGCGCCGAGCGACGCGACGAGGTCGACGTGCGCCGGCCCGCAGACCGCGCTGACGTGGGCCCCGAGGTGCTTCGCGAGCTGCACGGCCGCGGCGCCCACGCTGCCCGACGCCCCGATCACGAGCACGCGCTGCCCGGGCCGGAGGTGTGCGCCGTCGCGGAGGAACGGCAGGGCGGTCAGGGCGCCGTCACAGGCCGCCGCGGCATCCGTCATCGAAACCGCTGCGGGCAGCGGCGCGATCGCTCCCGACTCGGCCACCACGAGGACCTCCGCGTGCGCGCCCACCGCCGCACCCATGGCACCGAACACCCGGTCGCCGACGGCGAAGCGCGTGACGTCCGGCCCGACCTCGTCGACGATGCCCGCGAAGTCCGACCCGAGCACCGACCGCCGCGGCGCGCGCAGCCCGAACGCGAGACGTGCGAACCATGGCGTGCCCGATCGCGCCGCCCCGTCAGCCGCGCCCACGCAGGCCGCGTGCACCCGCACGCGGATCTCGCGGGCCACGGCGTGCGGCTCGGGGCGCTCGACGATGCCCACGACCTCGGGCGATCCATACCTGGTGTACTCGGCGACCCTCATGATCCTGCTCCCTGCTCGTCGGGGTACTGGAAGACGTCGTCGAGCGGGACCCCGAACACCCCGGCGATCTGGAAGGCCATCTCGAGCGACGGCGAGTAGCGGCCTTGCTCGATGGCGATGACGGTCTGGCGGGTCACGCCGAGTCGCCGTGCGAGCTCGGCCTGCGTCATCTCGTCGGCGCGGAATCGCAGCGCACGGATGTCGTTCGTGACCCTCGTGGGCTTCACCACGTCGGCACGCCCCTGCGGTAGGCGACGATCTTGGTGATGCTCGAGAGGATGGCCGAGAGCACGAAGCAGAAGTAGACGGTGTTCGCGATCCAGAACCCGTCGGCGTCGAGCATCGCGAGCACGAGTGCGCCCAGCGCACCGAGCACGACGAACGAGCTGCCGACGCGCTCGCCGAGACGGTCGATCTCCTTGTCGCGGATGTCGCCCCTCGTGCTCTCGCTCGGCGAGAACACCTCGACGAGGATGCGCCCGACGATCGACGCCACGATCGCGCCGCCGATCACCCACAGCATGGCCGGCACGTAGTCGATCTCGTCGACGGGCGTCCCGCTGAGGAGCGCGGGCAGCACCAGCGAGAGGTACACGGTGCTGCCGACGATCGCCACCACGAGGTAGACCCAGGTGCCCTTCTCCTCGTACGACACCGACGACTCGTGCTCGCGCCGATTTCGTCGCTCCATGCGGCTCACGCTCCAATGTCAAGAATTCTTTACGCCCTCAATGTAAAGCTCACACGACAAGATGTCAATAATTCTTGACACAGCGGATGCCGCGCGCACCCGCTCAGCCGACGAACCCGCGCTCGCTCGCGTCGAAACCTCGTGTCCCGTGCGCAACGCCGCGCATTCGGCACCGAACACCAGGTTTCGACGGGCGGGCGGGCGGCGCGGCGCGGGGGGGCCGGGGTGAGGACGGCGGCGCGGCTAGTGGGCGCCGTCGACGAGCTTCAGACCCACCACGCAGCCGACCAGGCCCGCGATGAGCCCCAGCTTGACCCACGAGACATCCGTGTCACCGGTGATCATCGCCCAGGTCACGGTGAGGGCCGCGCCGATGCCCACCCACACCGCGTAGGCGGTGCCGGTCGAGATGTCGCGCATCGCCCAGGCGAGGCCGCCCATCGAGAGGGCGAGCGCGCCGAAGAACACCACCGAGGGCCAGAGCTTCGTGAAGCCCTCCGACTTGCCGAGTGCGGTGGCCCAGACGGCCTCGAGGATTCCGGACACGATCAACACGACCCACGCCATGACGGTTCACTCCCATGGCCAGTCTTGTCGCGTTCCGGGTACTGGATTCCCTCGTCCGGGGCCGCCGTCGGGCGACCTGGCAGACAGGCTAGCAACCGACCCTGTGCAGTGCATGGGCAGCGGATGCCGAGGCGGCGCGCCGGCGGTCTCCGCTCGGCTCACCCGGCGCTCACGGCAGCGCGAGCACCTCGGCGAAGTGCTCGACGACGGGGAACGGATCGTAGAACCCGTGCAGCAGTTCGCGCCAGCGCGCGTACTCGGGCGAGCCGCGGAACCCGACGGCGTGCGCCTCGACGCTCTCCCAGTGCACGAGCAGCAGGTATTCGTTCGGCGTCTCGATCGAGCGCGCCACCCGCAGGTCGACGAAGCCGGGCATCCCGGCGATGATCGGCGTCGCCGCGGCGAGCGCGGCTTCGAAGTCGGCCTCGCGGCCGGGCGTCACGGGCAGGATGGCGTGTTCGAGGATCACCGGCTCCACGGTAGCGGCCCCGCCGCGGCATCCGATCGACTGGCGGTCGCGGGCTGGGGATTGGCAGCCCCCAGCCCGACCCGCGGACCGCCGGCGAGGCATCATGAGGGCATGGACTTCGACGACACCGCCGCCCTCATCGTGATCGACGTGCAGCAGGGCTTCGACGACCCTGCGTGGGGCGCCCGCGACAATCCCGACGCCGAGGCGAACATCGGGCGCCTGGTCGCCGCGTGGGCGGATGCCTCGCGGCCGATCGTGCTCGTGCGGCACGACTCGGCCTCGCCCGGCTCGCCGCTCGCCCTCGGCACGCCCGGCAACGCGCTGAAGGACGTCGTGGCGGATGCCCCGCACGACCTGTTCGTGACGAAGCAGGTGAACTCGGCGTTCTACGGCGAGCCCGACCTGCACGCGTGGCTGCAGGACCGCGGCATCCGGCAGCTCGTGCTCGCCGGGATCCAGACGAACATGTGCGTCGAGACGACCGCTCGCATGGGCGGCAACCTCGGCTACGACGTGGTGCTGCCGATCGATGCGACGCACACGTTCGACCTCGAGGGGCCGGGCGGCGTTCGCCTCACGGCGTCCGAGCTGGCGCGCGCGACGGCGGTGAACCTCGCCGGCGGCGGCTTCGCGCGCGTGGTCACGACCGACGAGGTGCTCGGCGGCTGAGGCCGACGCCGGCGCCCGACCCACGGCGCCGGGGCGCGGCATCCGTTGCCCAGCGTTACGACCGCGAGCGGATGCCGCGGCGGCCCGCAGTAGCGTGAACGCATGGCAGACCGCGAATTCGGCTTCAAGACCCGCGCCATCCATGCGGGCAACATCCCCGACCAGGTGACGGGCGCCCGAGCGCTGCCGATCTACCAGTCGAGCGCGTTCGTCTTCGACGACACCGCGGATGCCGCCGCCCGGTTCGCCTTGCAGAAGTACGGCAACATCTACTCGCGCCTCGCGAACCCCACCGTGGCGAGCTTCGAGGAGCGCGTCGCGAGCCTCGAGGGCGGCCTCGGCGCCGTCGCCACCGCGTCGGGCCTCAGCGCCCAGTACATCGTGTTCGCGAGCCTTGCGGGCGCCGGCGACCACATCGTCGCGTCGGCGAACCTCTACGGCGGTTCGATCACGCAGCTGGACGTCACGCTGCGCCGGTTCGGGGTCGAGACGACGTTCGTGCGCTCCGCCGACCCCGCCGACTACGCCGCGGCGATCACCGAGCAGACGAAGGCGCTCTTCGTCGAGACGATTGCGAACCCCTCAGGCGAGATCGCCGACCTCGAGGGCCTGGCCGACGTCGCCCGCGCGCACGGCATCCCGTTCATCGTCGACTCGACGATCCCGACGCCCTACCTCAACCGCCCCATTGAGTGGGGCGCCGACATCGTCACGCACTCGGCGACGAAGTTCCTCGGCGGGCACGGCACGACGCTCGGCGGCGTGGTCGTCGAGTCGGGCCGGTTCGACTGGCACTCCGAGAAGTTCCCGCTCTTCGGGCAGCCGGTGCCGAGCTACGGGGGCCTGCAGTGGTCGGGCAACTTCGGCGAGTACGCATTCCTCACGCGCCTGCGCGCCGAGCAGCTGCGCGACATCGGCCCGGCGCTCGCGCCGCACTCGGCGTTCCTCCTCGCCCAAGGCGTGGAGACGCTGCCGTACCGCATCCAGGCGCACGTCGACAACGCCCGCGCGGTCGCCGAGTGGCTCGAGGCCGACCCGCGCATCGAGCGCGTCTGGTGGGCGGGCCTGCCGAACCACCCGCACCACGACCGCGCGCAGAAGTACCTGCCGAAGGGTCCGGGCTCGGTGTTCAGCTTCGAGGTGAAGGGCGGCCGCGCCGTCGGCCAGCAGCTCATCGAGTCGGTGAACCTCGCCTCCCACCTCGCGAACATCGGCGATGCGAAGACGCTCATCATCCACCCGGCGTCGACCACGCACGCCCAGCTGACCGAGCAGCAGCTCGTCGACGCGGGGGTGCTGCCGGGCGTCGTCAGGATTAGCGTGGGCATCGAAGACGTTGAAGACATCATCGACGATCTCGACCAGGCCCTCACGGCCGCGACAGGAGGAGCACGATGAGCACGGCGACGGATGCCACGACCACGACCCTTCCGTCCGACACGGATGCCGCGGCATCCGCCGACCTCGAGACCGTGCGCCTCGTCAACGGCCTCTCGTGCGACCTGCCGGCCGGCTCGCCGCTCGCGAAGCTGCTGAAGTCGCAGCGCACGTGGATCGGGCCCGACGCGAAGCAGCGCCTGAAGATCCTCAACGCGGCCGAGTCCGTCGCGATCGTGGGCGCGTCGCCGAACCCGGCGCGATCGAGCTACTTCGTCGGCACCTACCTGCAGCAGTCGAGCGACTACCGCCTGTACTTCGTGAACCCGAACGCCACGGAGATCCTCGGCGAGCCTGCGTACGCGAGCCTGACCGACCTGCCCGAGGTGCCCGACATCGTCGTGGTGTTCCGCCGCGGCAGCGACATCCCGCAGGTCGTCGACGAGGTCGTCGCCGCCGGCGCGAAGACGATCTGGGTACAGCTCGGCATCTGGAACCAGGATGCGGCGTACTACGGCGAGGCGCAGGGGCTCACCGTCGTCATGGACCGCTGCATCAAGGTGGAGCACGCCCGCTTCCACGGCGGCCTGCACCTGCTCGGCTTCGACACGGGGCAGATCACCGCGCGCAAGACGGTGCGCTAGCCTCGCGTCCCACCGATCAGTCCACCGATGCCGGATCGGCCCCTTGACCGGCGTGCGTGACGGCGATTCGATCGAGGGATGCCGCTGGACATCGAATTCTCGTCGGACCCCGCTCGCCTCGACCGCGATCGGGTGCACGCGTGGCTCGCGGAGGAGTCGTACTGGGCCGCCGGACGCAGCCGCGAGGCGCACGATGCCGCGATGGCGGCCTCCCGGAACTACGGCGTCTACGACACCCGCACGGGGTCGCAGCTCGCGTACGCGCGCGTCATCACCGACGGCGTGACGTTCGCCTGGCTCTGCGACGTGTTCGTCGCCGTGGAGGCTCGTGGGCGCGGGATCGGGATCGCGCTCATCGACGGCGTCATGGCGGATCTCGCATCGCTCGACCTGAAGCGCATCGCCCTCACGACGGCGGACGCGCACGGCCTCTACGAGCGGTACGGCTTCGGGCCGGTGCCCGATCCCGACCAGTGGATGGCTCGCATGGGCCCGGCGCTGCGATGACCGAAGGTCATCCCCGCTCGAGGCGTGCGATGAGCGCGCGCCGGTCGACGCCGGCGTAGGCGAGCGCCCGCGGCACGGTCCCGAGATCGGCCAGGAGCACGCCCCGCAGGGCCGCGGCGATCGCGAGCTGCTCGCGCTCCTCGCGCGTGCGGCCGCGTGCCCGATTCGTGCGGAACTCGGCACGACGCAGGGCATCGCGCAGGGAAGCACCCCAGCCCGGTCGGGTCCGCCGCGTGGAGCGCAGTCGATCCTCGGCGATGGGGGCGACGCCCGCGACCTCGAGGGCGCGGGAACGCTCGGCGTCGAGTGCGGCCTCCACGGCGGCGTGATCGAGGCCGAACTCGGCGAGCGTCCTGGCCGCGACGTCGTCGCCCGCCGAGATCACGAGCAGCAGGTGCTCCGCCTCGACGTTCGCCGCGCCGCGCCGGGCGGCTTCGTCGATCGTGCGGAGCACCACCTGCTTGAGGCCCACGTCCATCGCGCTGTCGACCGGGCCGGGTACGTCACGCATTGCGTCTCCTCAGTTCGATGCCGGCGGCATCGAGTCGCCGGTGATGCTTCTTGTGCACGGCCTGCCGGGTGACGCCGAGCGCCTCGGCGACCTGCGTCCAGCTCCAGCCCGAGCGCATCGCGCGCTCGACCGCCGCGTCCTCGAGCCGGTCGGCGAGCTCGCGCAGCGCCACGACGGCGGCGAGGTCGTCGGCTTCGGCGCCGATCGGTTCCGGAGTTCGAGGGGTCATATGAGCAACCTAGGTTGCTCAGCTGGTATTGTCAACCCATGTTGCGTATCACGTCCGTGGTCGACGGCGGCTGGGACGATCCCGAACCGCGCGTCGGCCACGTGGGCGCGGGTAGGCTCGTGCGCGTGCAGCCTGACCGATCCCGCCGACCGCGCGTCGGCGTGCTCGGTCCGATCGTGGTCGAGGACCGCTCCGGGGCACTCGTCGAACCTCCCGGCACGCTGGCGAAGGCGCTCGTCGCCGCCCTCGCCGTGGCGCCGCGTGAGATCGGCGGCGTCGTCGGGGTCGACACCATCGTCGACGAGCTGTGGGGCGAGGCCCCGCCCCGGAACGCGAAGGCCGCACTGCAGACCCTCGTGAGCCGGCTGCGTGCCGTCACCGCGGAGGGACTCGTCGTCTCGCACCCCGGCGGGTACGCCCTCGGCGTCGATCCCGACGAGCTCGACCTGGCCGCGGCGTCCGCATCCGCATCCGCATCCGAATCCGCATCCGACCCGACCGGTCCGGCAGGAGCCGTCTCCGACGCGAACGAGGATCCGGCTGCGGCCACCGCCCGCCTCGACGAGGCGCTCGCGCTCTGGCGGGGCGAACCCGCCCTCGACCTCGGCGACTCCCCCATCGCCGAGACGCTCGCGGAGCGCGCATCCACCCTCCGCCTCCGGCTGCTGGGATCGCGCGCCGCGGCGCGCGCGGCCGCCGGCGATCACGCGGGCTCCGCCGCGGACCTCGCGGTGCTCGTCGCCGCATCGCCGGCCGACGAGACCCTCGTCGCGGCCCGGCTGCGCGCGCTCGCGGCATCCGGCCACCGCGTCGACGCGATCGCGGAGTACGGCGCGTTCCGTGAGCGGCTGGCCGACGAGCTCGGCGTCTCGCCATCGGCCGAGCTCGTGGAGCTGCACGCGCACCTGCTGCGCGACGACGGCGACGCGCCTCGGCGATCGACGACCCGCATCGGCGTCCGGGCCGGGTCGAACCCGCTCCTCGGGCGCGACGACGACGTCGCGGCGATCGAGCGGCTTCTGCAACGTCACCGCCTGGTCACCGTGCTCGGCGCCGGAGGACTCGGCAAGACCCGACTCGCACAGGAGGTCGCCGGCCGCGCGAGGGTGCCGCTCGTGGTGGTCGTCGAACTCGCGAGCGTGCGCACCGACGACGACGTGGTGCTCGCCCTGGCGTCGACGCTCGGCGTGCGCGAGGCGTCCAGCAATCGCCGCATCGCCGAGGGCGCGCTCGACGTGCGCGACCGCATCCTCGCCCGCCTCGAGGAGGGCGCGGCGCTCCTCGTGCTCGACAACTGCGAGCACGTCATCGACGGCGCAGCGGGGTGGGCCGCCGACCTGCTCGCATCGCTCCCGAGCCTGCGGATCATCGCCACGAGTCGCAGCCCGCTCACGATCGGCGCGGAACAGGTCTATCCGCTCGAGCCCCTCGCGTCGGATGCCGCCGGCCCGGCCGTCGAGCTCTTCGTCGAGCGGGCCACGGCCGCGCGCCCGGGCGTTGATCTCCCCCTCGAGGTCATCGCCCGGCTGTGCACTCGCCTCGACGGACTGCCGCTCGCGATCGAGCTCGCGGCGGCGCGGGTGCGGTCGATGACGGTCGAGCAGATCGAGTCGCGCCTCGAGAACCGCTTCGCATTGCTCGCCGGAGGCGACCGCACGTCGCCCGAGCGCCAGCGCACGCTCCGGGCCGTGATCGACTGGAGCTGGGCGCTGCTAAGCGCCGACGAACGCCGGGCGATGTGCCGGCTCTCCTGGTTCCCCGACGGATTCGGGCTCGATGCCGCGGGCGCGCTCACCGGTGCTGCCGACGCCGTCTGGCTCCTGGACGGGCTCATCACCCAGTCGCTGCTCGCCGTCTCGCACGCCCCGGGCGCGGCCGCGCCGCGCTACCGGATGCTCGAGACGGTGCGCGAGTTCGGACAGCTGAAGCTCGCCGAGGCCGGCGATGAGGCCGACGCGCTCGCGGCGATGGACACCTGGGCGGTGCGCCTCTCGCTCCGCGCCCTCGACGAGGTGCGCGGACCCGACCAGATCACGGCGTTCCGCGAGCTCGACCTCGAGCAGGACAACCTCGTCGAGGTCCTGCGGCGGGCGATCGCGGCGCGCCGCGGCGAGGTCGTCTTCCCCGTGTTCGCGGCGCTCGCGTACCGGTGGACGGTCCGCAGCGCGCACGCCGAGATCCTCGCCTTCGGCCCGGCCGTGCTGGACAGCACGAGCGACACGCGCCCGACCCCCGAGCTCGCCCCGGCCGCCATGCTCGCCCTCACGCTCATCACGGCCACGCACCTCGCCACGGGCAGCATCACCGGCGCGCGCGGCGCGGCGCGCACGAAGCGACTCGCTGAGGAGCGGCATCCGATGCCGCCGTGGCTGGCCGCGGCCGGCGGCTTCCTGCTCGCGATACCCGACCAGGCCGAGGCCCTCGCGAGGCTCGAGGCGATGGCGTCGTCGACCGACCCCGACAGTGCGGCGGTGGGCTCGATCATGATGAGCCAGCTCACCGAGAATGAAGGCGACCCCGAGGCGGCGGAACGGCACGCGCAGCGCGCCGCCGAGGTCGCGCGGCGCACCGGGGACGTCTGGATCGAGGCGATGTCGTCGATGATGCTCGCGCAGCTCGCGAGCCAGTCGAACCGGCCGCTCGAGACGCTCCGGCGCGCTCGCCGCGCCAGAGCCGGCCTCGAGTCGCTGGGAGCCGACCAGGACCTCATCCAGCTCGACTGGATGATCGCGGGCGCTCTGCTCGCCGACGGGCGCGTCGACGAGGCGCGGCCGTTGTTCGAGGCGATGGCCGATGACGACCGGGTGATGGCCGACGGCATGGCGGTGTCGACGATCGCCGACCTGGGCCTGTCGGAGATCGCCCACCTCGAGGGCCGCGACGCTGACGCGCTCCGCCTCGCCCGACGTTCGATCGACGCCTTCCACGACGGGCGTCGGCGCGGGTCGCCGTGGTACCTCATCGTGCTCGCCGGCTTCGCGGCGCGCGGCGCCCTCGAGGGCTGGCCGGCCGACGAGGTGCGCGGCTGGGCCGACCGCCTCCGCTTCCGCACGATCGCGACCTACCGGGCGCGTGCGGGCTACACCGACAAGCCCGTGCTCGGCACCGTCGCGGTCGGCCTCGGCGCCTGGATGCTCCACCAGCCCGGGGTGGAGGAACGCGGCCTCGAGCTGATCGCCGTGGGCGAGCGCCTGTCCGGGCGCCAGGATGCGCCCGGCCCGAGCCGAAGCCGGCTGATCGAGGACGCCGAGGCCCGCGTCGACCCCGACCGCCTGGCCGCGGCCCGCGCCGCGACGGCGTCGCGCACGACCGACGAATGCGCGGAACGGGCGCGCGAACTCATCGCAGCGCCCGTTCCGTCGTCCTGAGGACCGTCCGTCCTCACGCCTTCCGCATGTAGGCCTTCACGGTCATCGGCGCGAAGACGGCCACGACCACGGCCGAGCCGAGCAGCGCCCAGCCCACCTCGGGCCCGACCATGCCCTCGTTCACGAGGTCGCGCACCGCGGTGACGATGTGCGACACGGGGTTGATGTTCACGAACCACTGCAGCCACTCGGGCATGGTGTCCACCGGCACGAACGCGTTCGACAGGAACGTGAGCGGGAAGAGGATCATCATCGAGATGCCCTGCACGCTCGACGCGCTGCGCGCGACGACGCCGAAGAACGCGAAGATCCACGACAGCGACCAGGCGCACACGATCACGAGCACCGACGCGGCGATGACGCCGGCCAGTCCGCCGCCGGGGCGCAGCCCCATGAGGTAGCCCATGGCGAACGTGAGGGTCGTGGCGATGAGGTAGCGCACGGTGTCGGCCAGCAGCGCGCCCGAGAGCGGCGCGATGCGGGCGATCGGCAGCGACCGGAACCGGTCGAACACGCCCTTGTCCATGTCCTCGCGCAGCTGCACACCGGTGACGATCGACGTCGAGATGACGGTCTGCACGAGGATGCCGGGGATGATGATCGGCAGGTAGTTCTGCACGTCGCCTGCGATCGCGCCGCCGAAGATGTAGGTGAACATCACGGTGAAGATGATCGGCTGCAGCGTGACGTCGAACAGCTGCTCGGGCGTGCGCTTGATCTTGAGGATCCCGCGGTACGCCATCGTCAGGGTGTGCGAGAGCGACTCCTGCAGGCTGACGCGGTTCCTCAGCTTGCGCTCGTGGCCGGGGGTGATGGTGGTGGTGGCGATCGCGCTCATGCGCGGCTCCCTTCGAGCTCGGTGCCGGATGCCGCAGCGGCGGCGGATGCCTCGTCCTCGACGCCGTGGCCGGTCAGTGTCAGGAACACCTCGTCGAGGGTGGGCTTCGCGACGCTGAGCTCGGCGAGGTGGACGCCCTCGTCGCGCAGCGTGACGAGCAGTTCCGTGACGCGGTCGGGGTTGTGCATGGGCGCGGTGATGCGCCCGGCCTCGGGCGAGATGGTCGGCGAGACGCCGAGGACGCGCTCGATGGCGACGCGCACGTCGTCGACGTCGCGGGAGTCGGCGAGGCGCAGCTCGAGGCTCGACGCGCCGACCGATGCCTTGAGCTCGTCGGCCGTGCCCTCGGCGACGACGCGTCCGCGGTCGATCACCGCGATGCGGTCGGCGAGCTGGTCGGCCTCGTCGAGGTACTGCGTGGTGAGCAGCACCGTCGACCCGGTGGCGACCAGGCGGCGGATGGTGCCCCACATCTGGGCGCGCGTCCGCGGGTCGAGACCGGTGGTCGGCTCGTCGAGGAAGATCAGCGGCGGCTGCGCGATGAGGCTCGCCGCGAGGTCGAGCCGGCGGCGCATGCCGCCCGAGAAGCTCTTCAACGGTCGCTTCGCGGCATCCGCCAGCCCGAACTCGTCGAGGAGCTCGGCGGCCTTGGCTTTCGAGGCGGCGTGCGAATGGCCGAGCAGCCGCGAGAAGATCACGAGGTTCTCGGTGGCCGAGAGGTTCTCGTCGACCGACGCGTACTGTCCGGTGACGCCGATGAGCTGACGCACGACCTGCGACTCGCGCTGCACGTCGTGGCCGAAGATGCGCGCTCGTCCGGCGTCGGGTCGGAGGAGGGTCGCGAGCATGGAGATGGTGGTGGTCTTGCCGGCGCCGTTCGGCCCGAGGACGCCGTAGACGGTGCCGGTCGCCACGCGAAGGTCGACGCCGTCGACCGCGCGGTTGGAACCGAACACCTTGACGAGGCCGTCGGCCTCCACGGCCCAGTCGCCGTTCTGTGTGGTGGTGTGCATGGGACCATGGTCCCCACCGGCGCTCACATGCGGCTCACGTGCCGCTCACACCGCCGCGCGGTGTCGTGCGAGCGCTGTGAGCGTATGGCGATCAGGCCGCAGCGGCCTCCGCGTCGACGTCCCGCCCATAGGCCAGCATGAGGAAGCTCGACCCGTCGGGCCGCTCGAACTTGAACTCGCGTTCGTGCAGCCGCTCGAAGCCGAGGCCGTCGTAGAGGCGCTGCGCCGCGACCATCTCGGGGCCGGTGTTGAGCACCACGCGCGGCGTCGCCCGGATGCGCGCGAGCTGCAGCACGTGCCGCACGAGCAGCGCGCCGATCCCCCGGCGGCGCGCAGAGGCCGAGACGCCGAGGAATCGGAAGTCGAGCTCCCCCTCGCGGGCCAGCGGCGAGATGGCTCGGCCGGCGCGCGGCGTCGAGGCGGTTCCGAGCAGCATGCCGCTCGCGGCATCCGTCGCCACCCAGACCTGGTGCACACGGCTTCGTTCGGCCACCGCGGCGATGTCGGCGCGGTAGGCGTCGCTCAATGCGAAGTCGACCGCGTAGGCCGCTTCGGTGAGTGCCGAGACCTCGTCGGCCTCGTCGGAGCGCATGAGCCGCACGCGCACGTCGTCGCGCTGCTGCAGCGGATACCGGAAGACGAGGGCCTCGACCTCGCCGGTCGAGACGGTCGCGTCACGCTCGGGCACGCGCTCGAAACCCAGGCGTTGGTACAGCGCCTGCGCACGCACGTTCAGCGCTCCCGTGTCGAGCACGAGGGCGTCGGCACCCCACTCGAGGGCCGTCTCGAGGCTCGCGCGCA contains these protein-coding regions:
- a CDS encoding NAD(P)-dependent alcohol dehydrogenase is translated as MRAVVRSRYGGPEVLAFAEVDAPSPEADEVLIRVEAVAVSMGDVLVLHGEPRVGRLAFGLGLPKHPVIGRDVAGIVEAVGPGATRFRVGDAVIAEADQGGFAELVAVPERFVARRPTSVDAVHAAAMVVSGTTALQAMRLAGVGPRQHVLVNGASGGVGGFAVQLAKAMGAEVTGVCRGSKAQHVLALGADHVVDYESDDFTASAGRYDVILDLVADHPLGRTRRALRRGGTLVLSSGRGGRVLGPIGRIAAASVASPFVPQRLRTLAARRSGDDLAELARRVDAGEVRAVVDAVFPLDRAAEAVARLESGEVRGKVVIAV
- a CDS encoding NAD(P)-dependent alcohol dehydrogenase codes for the protein MRVAEYTRYGSPEVVGIVERPEPHAVAREIRVRVHAACVGAADGAARSGTPWFARLAFGLRAPRRSVLGSDFAGIVDEVGPDVTRFAVGDRVFGAMGAAVGAHAEVLVVAESGAIAPLPAAVSMTDAAAACDGALTALPFLRDGAHLRPGQRVLVIGASGSVGAAAVQLAKHLGAHVSAVCGPAHVDLVASLGADRVVDRSTEDALGGPATYDVVFDAVAASTFRRARRALRPGGTYLTTVPSFAILLQQLTSRLGRRRAVILFTGLRKDADKAPDLEQLAALLAAGVLRPPIEREVALEQVAEGYRLVDSGHKGGSVVLRLVPAGAEARA
- a CDS encoding helix-turn-helix transcriptional regulator, which translates into the protein MVKPTRVTNDIRALRFRADEMTQAELARRLGVTRQTVIAIEQGRYSPSLEMAFQIAGVFGVPLDDVFQYPDEQGAGS
- a CDS encoding multidrug efflux SMR transporter — translated: MAWVVLIVSGILEAVWATALGKSEGFTKLWPSVVFFGALALSMGGLAWAMRDISTGTAYAVWVGIGAALTVTWAMITGDTDVSWVKLGLIAGLVGCVVGLKLVDGAH
- a CDS encoding antibiotic biosynthesis monooxygenase codes for the protein MILEHAILPVTPGREADFEAALAAATPIIAGMPGFVDLRVARSIETPNEYLLLVHWESVEAHAVGFRGSPEYARWRELLHGFYDPFPVVEHFAEVLALP
- a CDS encoding cysteine hydrolase family protein; this translates as MDFDDTAALIVIDVQQGFDDPAWGARDNPDAEANIGRLVAAWADASRPIVLVRHDSASPGSPLALGTPGNALKDVVADAPHDLFVTKQVNSAFYGEPDLHAWLQDRGIRQLVLAGIQTNMCVETTARMGGNLGYDVVLPIDATHTFDLEGPGGVRLTASELARATAVNLAGGGFARVVTTDEVLGG
- a CDS encoding O-acetylhomoserine aminocarboxypropyltransferase/cysteine synthase family protein encodes the protein MADREFGFKTRAIHAGNIPDQVTGARALPIYQSSAFVFDDTADAAARFALQKYGNIYSRLANPTVASFEERVASLEGGLGAVATASGLSAQYIVFASLAGAGDHIVASANLYGGSITQLDVTLRRFGVETTFVRSADPADYAAAITEQTKALFVETIANPSGEIADLEGLADVARAHGIPFIVDSTIPTPYLNRPIEWGADIVTHSATKFLGGHGTTLGGVVVESGRFDWHSEKFPLFGQPVPSYGGLQWSGNFGEYAFLTRLRAEQLRDIGPALAPHSAFLLAQGVETLPYRIQAHVDNARAVAEWLEADPRIERVWWAGLPNHPHHDRAQKYLPKGPGSVFSFEVKGGRAVGQQLIESVNLASHLANIGDAKTLIIHPASTTHAQLTEQQLVDAGVLPGVVRISVGIEDVEDIIDDLDQALTAATGGAR
- a CDS encoding CoA-binding protein, whose translation is MSTATDATTTTLPSDTDAAASADLETVRLVNGLSCDLPAGSPLAKLLKSQRTWIGPDAKQRLKILNAAESVAIVGASPNPARSSYFVGTYLQQSSDYRLYFVNPNATEILGEPAYASLTDLPEVPDIVVVFRRGSDIPQVVDEVVAAGAKTIWVQLGIWNQDAAYYGEAQGLTVVMDRCIKVEHARFHGGLHLLGFDTGQITARKTVR